The genomic segment ttgcagatggcaacgtagcggtcaTAAGCCATGATGATGAGAAGAGAAAATTCTGctgcaacaaagaaaacaaagaaaaagacctgTGTAGTGCAACCTGCATAAGAAATGGTCATGGTGTCCCACAgggaattggccatggctttggggacagtggTAGAGATGGAGCCCAGGTCGATGAaggcgaggttgaggaggaagaagtacatgggggtgtggaggcggtggtcacAGATTACggctgtgaggatgaggccgttgcccaggagggcagccag from the Oxyura jamaicensis isolate SHBP4307 breed ruddy duck unplaced genomic scaffold, BPBGC_Ojam_1.0 oxyUn_random_OJ177, whole genome shotgun sequence genome contains:
- the LOC118158804 gene encoding olfactory receptor 14C36-like, encoding MSNSSIPKEFLLLPFADTRELQLLHFGLFLGIYLAALLGNGLILTAVICDHRLHTPMYFFLLNLAFIDLGSISTTVPKAMANSLWDTMTISYAGCTTQVFFFVFFVAAEFSLLIIMAYDRYVAICKPLHYGTIMDSRTCVNMAAAAWGSTLLYA